DNA sequence from the Marinobacter szutsaonensis genome:
CCATGACGATGCCGCAGGCTATGTCTCGGACGAAAAAGTCGATGTGGCGGCCTGCCTGGGTGCCTCCTGGATCGGCGGGGGTGTCGCCGGGACGATTGAGCTTCTGGCGCGCAACCTCCGCACCGGCGGAATCATCCTTATCGGCGAGCCTTACTGGCGGCAATTGCCACCAACGGAAGATATTGCCAAGGGGTCTCTGGCGACCGCAATCTCTGACTTCCTTGTCCTGTCAGACTTGGTCGTCTCTTTCGGTCGCCTGGGTTACGACGTGGTTGAAATGGTTCTGGCTAATCAAGACGATTGGGACAGATACGAGGCGGCCAAATGGCTCACTATGCGCCGGTGGCTTGAAGCCAATCCCGGTGATGAACTGGCCCCAGAGGTGCAATCCAGGCTGACCTCGGAACCTGAGCGCCATGCTGCGTACACGCGCGAATACCTCGGCTGGGGAGTGTTCGCGTTGATGCCGCGGATTTTCCTCAACCAGGCCTAACAATTCATTCAAGCAGGCGCCGCTTTGCGCCGCGGCTTAATTCAGGCGTTGGGCGTCGAGAACTGATCAAACCAAGCGGGTGAACTATGCCTGAAGGCACCGCCGTTACGAGGCTGCTTCCGAACATTTGCACTGACAAGATGGAAGAGACCCGCGATTTTTATAAAGAGTTGCTGGGTTTTGTCGTTGGATTCGAGCACAAGGGCTGGTACATCCAG
Encoded proteins:
- a CDS encoding methyltransferase domain-containing protein encodes the protein MDVPRIFNIMESGHRIHNPFTPEKLATLGAALHLESGTRVLDLGSGSGEMLCTWARDYGVIGTGVDMSQLFTEQAKLRAEELCVDHQVRFIHDDAAGYVSDEKVDVAACLGASWIGGGVAGTIELLARNLRTGGIILIGEPYWRQLPPTEDIAKGSLATAISDFLVLSDLVVSFGRLGYDVVEMVLANQDDWDRYEAAKWLTMRRWLEANPGDELAPEVQSRLTSEPERHAAYTREYLGWGVFALMPRIFLNQA